The Candidatus Eisenbacteria bacterium genome includes a region encoding these proteins:
- a CDS encoding SPOR domain-containing protein, producing MKLMSWFFILMLVFAVCLSGCAKQVPKPKEITAATPSKEVEKAELGDIEEAELDTLAEPVQGVKDTSVVKTGTGSPAWSQSRQTGFSVQVFASSTSDGAVTFASEARGRFSQPVFIVFEEGLYKVRVGGCLSRQEADELKARARDMGYADSWVVAPGVEPQK from the coding sequence ATGAAACTGATGAGCTGGTTTTTCATTCTAATGCTTGTTTTTGCCGTATGTTTGTCGGGTTGCGCAAAGCAGGTGCCGAAGCCAAAGGAGATCACTGCGGCCACGCCCAGCAAGGAAGTTGAGAAGGCTGAGCTGGGAGATATCGAAGAAGCAGAGCTTGACACTCTGGCCGAACCTGTCCAGGGCGTTAAGGATACTTCAGTAGTGAAGACCGGAACCGGCTCCCCGGCTTGGTCACAGAGCCGTCAGACCGGCTTTTCCGTTCAGGTGTTCGCATCCTCGACGTCCGACGGTGCAGTCACGTTCGCAAGTGAAGCGAGAGGGAGATTCTCCCAGCCAGTCTTCATTGTATTTGAAGAGGGATTGTACAAAGTGAGAGTCGGAGGTTGTCTGTCAAGACAGGAGGCTGATGAGCTAAAAGCGCGGGCACGGGATATGGGGTATGCGGATAGTTGGGTTGTTGCGCCCGGCGTTGAGCCCCAAAAATAA